The genomic stretch GGTTATGGAACAGTGCATTTGGCTAAATTTGCCACGCAGATTAAGGGTCTCGATTATTCCGAAATCACCATTGAAAATAATAAAAAAGAATATGCCGATAAGCCCAACATGTCTTTCCTGCAATGCAAAGTGCCCCCTTTGGATCTAGAAGACGAAAGTGTTGATGTAGTTACAGCTTTTCAGTTTATTGAACATATTCAAGACCAATTGGGCTTTATAAAAGATGTGAAACGGGTGCTTAAACCTGGCGGTGTTTTTATTTGTACCACACCAAATGCTCTTATGTCAATTGCCCGAAACCCTTTCCACGTTCATGAATATTCTTTTGCTGAAATGAAAAGGCACATGGAACAAGTGTTTGGAAGCAGCTATGAACTTATGGGGCTGAATGGCAATGTTGTAGTCAATAAGTATTATGACGATAATTCGCGTTGGGCAAAGAAAATTCTTCGTT from Bacteroidota bacterium encodes the following:
- a CDS encoding class I SAM-dependent methyltransferase, giving the protein MIYDRERPSFEDSNNVTVQRCFFAYEFAEPYITGKSVADVGCANGYGTVHLAKFATQIKGLDYSEITIENNKKEYADKPNMSFLQCKVPPLDLEDESVDVVTAFQFIEHIQDQLGFIKDVKRVLKPGGVFICTTPNALMSIARNPFHVHEYSFAEMKRHMEQVFGSSYELMGLNGNVVVNKYYDDNSRWAKKILRLDPLGLHKLIPAAWLVRPYNYLTSKMRKNLKDTNSNTLHITTKDFALQKENLDSCWDIFAVAKK